In one Bryobacteraceae bacterium genomic region, the following are encoded:
- a CDS encoding ABC transporter ATP-binding protein — translation MLEATNLSKAYNGATALHPLNLKIEPSEIFCLLGANGAGKTTTINLFLNFIPPSSGKASIGGIDVAAQPLESKRLLAYIPEQVMLYKNLTGLENLEYFTSLAGGKHTNAELRDFLEEAGLARADADKPVGAYSKGMRQKVGIAIAIAKKARALLLDEPTSGLDPQASNEFSALLGKLSKSGAAILMATHDLFRAKETGARVGIMKHGRLVATYSTADLGHADLERIYLEHMHD, via the coding sequence ATGCTCGAAGCGACGAACCTATCGAAAGCCTACAACGGCGCCACTGCACTTCACCCGTTGAATCTGAAGATCGAGCCCAGCGAGATCTTCTGCCTGCTGGGCGCCAACGGCGCCGGCAAAACGACAACCATCAACCTGTTCCTGAACTTCATCCCGCCTTCTTCGGGCAAAGCCTCGATCGGCGGTATCGACGTGGCCGCGCAGCCACTCGAGTCCAAGCGCTTGCTTGCCTACATACCCGAGCAGGTAATGCTCTACAAGAATCTCACCGGCCTTGAGAACTTGGAGTACTTCACCTCGCTCGCCGGGGGCAAACACACGAACGCGGAACTGCGGGATTTCCTCGAAGAAGCTGGTCTGGCTCGGGCCGATGCCGACAAACCCGTGGGAGCCTATTCGAAGGGCATGCGCCAGAAGGTGGGAATCGCGATTGCCATCGCCAAGAAGGCGCGTGCGCTACTGCTGGACGAGCCGACATCCGGATTGGACCCGCAGGCGTCGAACGAGTTCTCAGCGTTGCTCGGCAAGCTCAGCAAGTCCGGTGCGGCCATCCTGATGGCCACGCATGATCTGTTCCGGGCCAAGGAGACCGGTGCCCGCGTCGGCATCATGAAGCATGGCCGGCTCGTGGCGACCTACTCCACCGCCGACCTCGGTCATGCCGACCTCGAACGGATCTACCTCGAACACATGCACGACTAG
- the istB gene encoding IS21-like element helper ATPase IstB: MKNQTESLEQASIRQYCKAVRVPAIAANFVTMAEEAVRDNHSHVRYLEALLALECEERDRHAIRNRLRDAQLPRMKTLEEFDFAQAPHLPAAKIRELAEGGYIDRSEPVVLIGECGTGKSHLATGLCVAACRQKRRARFTTAAALVNELVEAKQNGQVRKAMAKWQRFDMIVIDEIGYVPLADVGAEFLFQVISERAERAAIVVTTNLPFSEWTTVFPNPRLCKALLDRVTDRAHIIETGPDSFRFKRTLARRAKR; the protein is encoded by the coding sequence GTGAAGAACCAGACCGAGTCCTTGGAACAGGCGAGCATCCGGCAGTACTGCAAGGCGGTGCGTGTGCCGGCGATCGCGGCGAACTTCGTGACGATGGCCGAGGAAGCGGTGCGGGATAACCATAGTCATGTGCGGTATCTGGAGGCGTTGCTGGCGTTGGAATGCGAGGAGCGGGATCGGCACGCGATCCGGAACCGGCTGCGGGATGCGCAACTGCCGCGCATGAAGACGCTGGAGGAGTTCGATTTTGCGCAGGCGCCGCACTTGCCGGCGGCGAAGATCCGGGAGTTGGCCGAGGGCGGCTATATTGATCGCAGTGAGCCGGTGGTGTTGATCGGCGAGTGCGGGACGGGGAAGAGTCATCTGGCGACGGGGCTTTGCGTGGCGGCGTGCCGGCAGAAGCGGCGGGCGCGGTTCACGACGGCGGCGGCGCTGGTGAACGAGCTGGTGGAGGCCAAGCAGAACGGCCAAGTGCGGAAGGCGATGGCGAAGTGGCAGCGGTTCGACATGATCGTGATCGACGAGATCGGGTATGTTCCGTTGGCCGATGTGGGGGCCGAGTTCTTGTTTCAGGTGATCTCGGAGCGGGCTGAACGGGCGGCGATCGTGGTGACGACGAATCTACCGTTTTCCGAGTGGACGACCGTGTTTCCGAACCCGCGGTTGTGCAAGGCGCTGCTCGATCGGGTGACCGATCGGGCGCATATTATCGAGACCGGGCCGGACTCGTTCCGGTTCAAGCGGACGCTCGCGAGGCGGGCGAAGCGGTAG
- a CDS encoding DUF3526 domain-containing protein — MILRIARKEITEMLRDGRFRAAGAIVFALLAGALLLGWQHYREVQAQHAFAQKGAREQWLNQGRKNPHSAAHYGIYAFKPKMPLTMVDRGVDPYTGVAVWLEAHKQNEFKYKPARDATAVQRFGELTGATVLQLLIPLLIVLLAFNAVSGERELGTMRQLLSLGVSRADLMRGKALGMAAALGLLLIPATAIGVAALTQASGQADIAAALPRMGWMALSYLLYFAAFTGVSLAVSAWAPSSRSALIVLLAFWMFNGLIAPRAASDIAKTLRPTPSAFEFGHRVEMALKGTGHDSSEERIKRLEAGLLKKYNVDTVEALPVNFNGIRLQDGEEHGNQVFDKAFAELWSTFAQQDQVHRALSIVAPALAIRSASMAFAGSDFAQHAHFARAAEAYRRMIQREMNGDLKRNAPNAGVYLASDDLWKKVPSFEYTAPDAGWVVTTQAQSLGVLAAWCLISGLAAAWASRRMQA, encoded by the coding sequence ATGATTCTCCGCATCGCCAGAAAAGAGATCACTGAAATGCTCCGCGACGGCCGATTCCGCGCGGCTGGCGCGATCGTCTTCGCCCTGCTGGCCGGAGCGCTGTTGCTCGGTTGGCAGCACTACCGGGAGGTGCAGGCGCAACACGCTTTCGCCCAAAAGGGCGCCCGCGAGCAGTGGCTCAATCAGGGCAGGAAGAACCCACACTCCGCCGCTCACTATGGCATCTATGCCTTCAAACCGAAAATGCCCCTGACGATGGTGGATCGCGGCGTCGATCCTTACACCGGCGTCGCGGTCTGGCTCGAAGCCCACAAGCAGAATGAGTTCAAATACAAGCCTGCGCGGGACGCAACCGCCGTCCAGCGGTTCGGTGAACTCACCGGCGCCACGGTGCTGCAACTCCTCATCCCGTTACTCATCGTGCTGCTGGCGTTCAATGCCGTTTCCGGTGAGCGCGAACTCGGCACAATGCGTCAACTGCTCAGCCTCGGCGTATCTCGAGCGGATCTCATGCGAGGCAAAGCCCTGGGAATGGCCGCCGCGCTGGGTCTGTTGCTTATCCCGGCCACCGCAATCGGCGTTGCCGCGTTGACTCAGGCTTCGGGGCAGGCTGACATCGCCGCGGCGCTTCCGCGGATGGGATGGATGGCGCTCAGCTATCTGCTCTACTTCGCTGCCTTCACCGGTGTCTCTTTGGCTGTGTCCGCCTGGGCTCCTTCGTCGCGGTCTGCTCTGATCGTTCTGCTTGCGTTCTGGATGTTCAATGGCCTCATCGCTCCCCGCGCTGCATCGGACATCGCCAAGACGCTTCGCCCGACTCCGTCGGCCTTCGAGTTCGGGCATCGCGTGGAGATGGCGCTCAAAGGTACCGGGCACGACTCTTCGGAGGAGCGCATCAAGCGTCTCGAAGCCGGCCTGCTGAAGAAGTACAACGTCGACACAGTCGAAGCTCTTCCGGTGAACTTCAACGGGATTCGCCTTCAGGATGGCGAGGAGCACGGCAACCAGGTCTTCGACAAGGCATTCGCGGAACTGTGGAGCACCTTCGCCCAGCAGGATCAGGTTCATCGTGCGCTGAGCATCGTTGCTCCTGCGCTCGCCATCCGGTCGGCTTCGATGGCATTTGCTGGATCCGACTTCGCCCAGCACGCGCATTTCGCCCGCGCGGCCGAAGCATACCGCCGCATGATCCAACGCGAGATGAACGGCGATCTCAAAAGAAACGCGCCGAATGCCGGAGTCTACCTCGCCAGCGACGACCTTTGGAAGAAGGTTCCGTCATTCGAGTACACGGCGCCAGACGCCGGGTGGGTAGTCACGACTCAGGCGCAGTCGCTGGGGGTTCTGGCGGCCTGGTGCCTCATATCGGGTTTGGCGGCAGCATGGGCGTCCCGCCGCATGCAGGCTTAA
- a CDS encoding LytTR family DNA-binding domain-containing protein, with translation MPLRALIVDDEPIARQVLRESMEELPQLQIVGEAENGMLALEQISQREPDIVFLDLQMPGMDGFDVIRHLDGTTTPSIVIVTAFDEHAIRAFEAGAVDYLLKPVSSVRLRRCVARVEQQRVSPQSRAEQAAALREMARTAFPDRPRKVVGKLGAEYHLLDSCQILAFQAERELVWIMTRSQRYLATQPLKVIQERLEGLHFTRIHRSALVNMNHVVKMAPLSSHRWLLTLANNQEFIVSKRQAKAVQELLQW, from the coding sequence ATGCCGCTGCGAGCACTTATTGTTGACGACGAACCGATCGCCCGGCAGGTGCTGCGGGAGTCCATGGAAGAGCTCCCTCAGTTGCAGATCGTAGGTGAGGCGGAGAACGGGATGTTGGCTCTCGAACAGATCAGCCAACGCGAGCCCGACATTGTTTTCCTCGATCTACAGATGCCGGGAATGGACGGCTTCGACGTGATTCGGCATCTGGACGGAACTACGACGCCTTCGATTGTTATCGTGACGGCGTTCGACGAACACGCCATCCGGGCCTTCGAGGCGGGTGCTGTGGACTACCTGCTGAAACCCGTTTCGTCGGTGCGCTTGCGCCGGTGCGTCGCCCGCGTCGAACAGCAACGCGTCTCGCCACAAAGCCGAGCCGAACAGGCTGCTGCGCTTCGTGAGATGGCGCGCACTGCTTTTCCGGATCGCCCACGGAAGGTGGTGGGAAAGCTGGGCGCCGAATACCATCTGCTGGATAGTTGTCAAATTCTCGCTTTTCAGGCCGAGCGCGAGTTGGTCTGGATCATGACTCGTTCTCAGCGTTACCTGGCCACTCAGCCTCTCAAGGTGATTCAGGAGCGCCTGGAAGGACTGCACTTCACGCGAATCCATCGCAGCGCACTGGTGAACATGAATCACGTGGTGAAGATGGCGCCGCTCAGCAGCCATCGCTGGCTCCTCACACTGGCGAACAACCAGGAGTTCATCGTGAGCAAGCGCCAAGCGAAAGCAGTGCAGGAACTCTTGCAGTGGTGA
- a CDS encoding histidine kinase, with protein MTREAVINAAGHAAGVLLFAHMLYLIVRTGASPEIRRLPALSAGIALLWNLLSLIALGFTESGSATHRFLAASSFSALSLLPAVLLAMSLPAATFRTTVRAGYVLSAIAVVAHWAELTFEPAPLHRAGLAAITIGFGLLTARAVLQLLWREPNPSRAALPRLLATMSLFLFAISFVHFGDGHTHQAWSEELLIHHAGIPLALFLLLQDWRFLMVDAFVRLVVNVLLALMMAVGVWWLAGGGEAVVLVLAMSLGFAAFAGMRPVLQRALTRLLFRQPPPELIAPAMRAARESSADESQYWQRSLETIATLMKADAIGWRSEPANGEPPVAPAMASELSTPLAQGAAVVIPVRLAAGEARWGLLGERRGRQPYLSEDLALLARLAGQIAEDVEQIRQIEARRLISEAEFRALQAQLHPHFLFNALNALYGAIPKEAAPARRMLLSLSDVFRYFLRAGRDMVTVEEEMQVVRSYLAIESARLGARLQVEVEAAAAAMRERIPVLTVQPLVENAIKHGVAANPKGGWLRIDVWRDNGHLHVRVSDSGCGPGATARAPGMGVGLENVQRRLHLCFGSRASFHRSFGESGSTVGFAIHVEPDKSTSNCEKEDAAASTYC; from the coding sequence GTGACCCGTGAAGCTGTCATCAATGCCGCCGGACACGCCGCTGGAGTCCTCCTGTTCGCGCACATGTTGTACCTGATCGTCCGGACCGGAGCGAGTCCGGAGATCCGTCGCTTACCGGCGCTGAGTGCGGGAATCGCGCTGCTTTGGAACCTCCTCTCTCTGATCGCCCTAGGATTCACGGAAAGCGGCTCGGCCACGCATCGCTTCTTAGCCGCCTCCAGTTTTTCTGCGTTGAGCCTGTTGCCTGCCGTCCTGCTGGCGATGAGCCTGCCGGCCGCCACCTTCCGGACAACCGTGCGGGCGGGGTATGTGTTAAGCGCAATCGCTGTAGTGGCGCATTGGGCTGAGTTGACCTTTGAACCCGCTCCACTCCACCGCGCGGGTTTGGCCGCAATCACCATCGGCTTCGGTTTGCTCACGGCGCGAGCAGTGCTTCAACTGTTATGGCGGGAGCCGAACCCATCGCGCGCGGCCTTGCCGCGGCTGTTGGCGACGATGTCCCTGTTCCTGTTTGCGATCTCCTTCGTTCATTTCGGAGACGGACACACCCATCAGGCGTGGTCTGAGGAACTGCTGATCCATCACGCGGGTATTCCGCTGGCGCTGTTCCTCCTCCTGCAGGATTGGCGGTTTCTAATGGTGGACGCGTTCGTGCGTCTTGTGGTTAACGTACTGCTGGCGCTCATGATGGCCGTGGGCGTATGGTGGCTGGCCGGTGGCGGCGAGGCCGTAGTACTCGTGTTGGCGATGTCGCTGGGCTTCGCGGCATTCGCCGGAATGCGGCCGGTCCTGCAGCGTGCCTTAACCCGCCTCTTGTTTCGCCAGCCCCCGCCCGAACTGATCGCTCCCGCGATGCGAGCGGCCCGCGAGTCGTCGGCCGACGAATCCCAGTATTGGCAGCGCAGCCTCGAGACGATCGCAACGCTCATGAAGGCGGATGCTATCGGCTGGCGCTCGGAGCCAGCCAATGGCGAACCGCCTGTCGCCCCCGCGATGGCGTCGGAACTAAGTACTCCGTTAGCCCAGGGCGCAGCGGTCGTAATCCCGGTTCGTCTCGCGGCGGGGGAAGCCCGATGGGGTCTGCTCGGAGAACGGCGGGGCAGGCAGCCCTATCTGAGCGAGGATCTCGCTCTGCTGGCGCGGCTGGCCGGCCAGATCGCGGAAGACGTCGAGCAGATACGCCAGATAGAGGCGCGACGGCTGATTTCCGAAGCTGAATTTCGCGCGCTCCAGGCGCAGCTACACCCACACTTTCTGTTCAACGCACTGAATGCCCTGTACGGTGCGATCCCCAAGGAGGCGGCCCCGGCTCGGCGAATGTTGCTAAGTCTCTCCGACGTTTTCCGGTACTTCCTGCGCGCCGGCCGCGACATGGTGACGGTGGAAGAAGAGATGCAGGTGGTGCGATCCTACCTGGCGATCGAGTCTGCCCGCCTCGGCGCGCGGCTGCAGGTGGAAGTTGAGGCGGCCGCGGCCGCGATGCGGGAGCGAATCCCCGTCCTTACCGTGCAGCCTCTGGTGGAGAACGCCATCAAGCATGGCGTCGCCGCCAACCCGAAGGGTGGATGGCTGCGCATTGATGTGTGGCGGGACAACGGCCATCTCCACGTTCGCGTAAGCGATAGCGGCTGCGGTCCTGGTGCAACGGCCAGGGCTCCGGGCATGGGCGTGGGCCTTGAGAACGTCCAGCGCCGGCTGCATCTTTGCTTCGGCAGCCGCGCCAGTTTCCACCGGAGCTTCGGTGAATCCGGCAGCACAGTGGGCTTCGCCATCCACGTCGAGCCCGACAAATCCACTTCGAATTGCGAGAAAGAAGATGCCGCTGCGAGCACTTATTGTTGA
- a CDS encoding nucleotidyl transferase AbiEii/AbiGii toxin family protein has protein sequence MTPRPQPAEKLEKRLARIAREQGLDQERLRRWVSFLALCGVLERAMSEGVFGAYYLKGGVALELRFATRARATKDLDLGLEGSRTGRLDLLRRSLELGFDEFAFRVKAQTRDMEQADTVRVQVAVSYRTRAWQTVEVDLGPASSMAVDLVAPQVQGLVELGLPVTSPVRCLGLAEQIAQKLHACTGPNSAGRARDVLDILLVDTLGGLDYNRVLAAAKQVFSERATHAFPPAFQLPSEWRPELESMAGQLGFPQASASEIEEKFLAVLQRLRDLDIEER, from the coding sequence ATGACTCCGCGACCGCAACCAGCGGAGAAGCTCGAAAAGCGACTCGCCCGCATCGCCCGCGAGCAGGGACTCGACCAGGAGCGGTTGCGTCGCTGGGTCTCGTTCTTGGCGCTCTGCGGCGTCCTCGAACGAGCCATGAGCGAGGGGGTCTTTGGCGCCTACTACTTGAAAGGCGGCGTGGCACTGGAGCTGCGTTTCGCAACACGCGCCAGAGCTACCAAGGATCTCGATCTCGGTTTGGAAGGAAGTCGAACGGGCCGGCTTGACCTTCTCCGCCGGTCGCTGGAACTGGGTTTCGACGAATTCGCATTCCGAGTGAAGGCGCAGACGCGAGATATGGAACAGGCAGATACCGTGCGGGTTCAGGTTGCAGTGAGCTATCGGACTCGTGCGTGGCAGACCGTCGAGGTAGATCTTGGCCCTGCCAGCAGCATGGCGGTCGATCTTGTCGCGCCGCAAGTACAGGGCCTCGTCGAGTTGGGCCTTCCGGTGACGTCGCCCGTGCGATGCCTCGGTTTGGCCGAACAAATCGCACAGAAGTTGCACGCATGCACCGGGCCCAACTCCGCTGGACGAGCTCGTGATGTTCTTGACATCTTATTGGTCGACACTCTGGGCGGCCTCGACTACAACCGGGTGTTGGCCGCCGCCAAACAAGTATTTTCCGAGAGGGCGACGCACGCATTCCCGCCGGCGTTCCAACTGCCGTCCGAATGGCGGCCAGAACTCGAATCGATGGCCGGACAGCTTGGCTTTCCCCAAGCGAGCGCGAGTGAGATCGAAGAGAAGTTCCTGGCGGTTCTCCAACGCCTCAGAGACTTGGACATTGAGGAACGGTAA
- a CDS encoding TonB-dependent receptor, with protein sequence MRPTKAVLLLFLLCTAAFGQSGGTLKGAVTLDSTGEPLHHATITISRTGKTAETDDDGKYEIIGLPPGNYSVLVHLQSLSDESKTVTIQEGEAATVDFSLRLSPMRTSLTVTATEREQSTFESFQSVTTLDSIDLALRSKPSLGEVLENQPGVAKRSFGPGNGRPVIRGFDGDRVLVMQDGIPTSTLSSQSGDHGESIDASSLDRLEVVKGPATLLYGSNAIGGVVNAVTGHHLAHAHPHQGTRGYLTGFGGSANGHAGGAAGFDVGLGNWLLWGSGSAQRTGDYNTPEGRIDNSKTRLSNSSGGLAWFGAKTFFDLGYRYEEGKYGVPFASEFEGHHEGEEGEEEEAEEEEEHSDIGLAFRRHNVRFGSGWKNLEGALPGFRLSLNYADWEHKELEGDEVGTLFRNKQFTYRGVFQQRQQGILSGSFGFQGSTRDYKTTGAEALAPPVDQNNFAVFALEELDLEHFRLQFGGRVDNTRYNPLGLDKRSFTGFSGAAGIYVPTWKGGAFVTNFTSSFRAPALEELYNEGPHVGTLTFEVGDPNLSRERSNGIDVSLRHQAQRVRGEVNFFYYDIRNFVYLAPTGEIEDGLPEADYAQGDSRFTGMEAGVDFGLHESLWLNLGTDMVNARLKNGSHLPRIPPLRGRVGVDYRKGGLSIRPELRLAMDQDNTFTNETRTAGYTVFNLNASYTIAQQHTAHIFGVDAFNLGDRLYRNHLSFIKDRAPEIGRGIRFTYTVRFF encoded by the coding sequence ATGAGACCGACGAAAGCAGTCCTCCTCCTCTTCCTTCTGTGTACGGCGGCGTTTGGCCAGAGCGGCGGAACGTTGAAAGGCGCCGTGACGCTTGACTCCACGGGAGAGCCGCTGCATCACGCCACCATCACGATCAGCCGCACAGGCAAAACAGCGGAAACGGACGACGACGGCAAGTACGAAATCATCGGTCTGCCACCCGGCAACTACAGCGTGCTGGTCCATCTGCAGTCGTTGAGCGACGAGTCAAAGACCGTCACGATTCAGGAAGGGGAAGCGGCGACCGTCGACTTCTCACTCCGGCTCTCTCCGATGCGCACCAGCCTCACGGTTACTGCGACCGAGCGGGAACAATCGACGTTCGAATCGTTCCAATCGGTGACGACGCTCGATTCGATCGACCTAGCATTGAGGTCGAAACCGTCGCTGGGCGAGGTGCTGGAGAACCAGCCTGGGGTTGCCAAGCGAAGCTTTGGTCCTGGCAATGGGAGGCCGGTGATTCGCGGCTTTGATGGCGACCGCGTGCTGGTGATGCAGGACGGGATCCCCACGAGCACGTTGTCTTCTCAATCGGGCGACCATGGCGAATCCATCGACGCGTCGAGCCTGGACCGGCTGGAGGTGGTGAAGGGTCCGGCCACCCTGCTCTACGGCAGTAACGCCATCGGCGGCGTGGTGAACGCGGTAACCGGGCACCATTTGGCGCACGCGCATCCGCACCAAGGCACACGCGGCTACCTTACCGGCTTCGGCGGCAGCGCCAATGGGCACGCCGGCGGCGCGGCGGGCTTCGACGTCGGCCTGGGAAATTGGCTGCTCTGGGGATCCGGATCGGCACAGCGCACGGGTGACTACAACACGCCGGAGGGCAGGATCGACAACTCGAAGACGCGCCTCAGCAACAGTTCTGGCGGCTTGGCCTGGTTCGGAGCCAAGACCTTTTTCGACCTCGGCTATCGCTATGAAGAGGGTAAGTACGGAGTGCCGTTTGCCAGCGAGTTCGAGGGCCACCATGAAGGAGAGGAAGGCGAGGAGGAAGAGGCGGAGGAAGAAGAGGAGCACAGCGACATCGGCCTCGCCTTCCGCCGCCACAACGTGCGGTTCGGCTCCGGTTGGAAGAATCTCGAAGGTGCGCTGCCAGGCTTCCGCCTCTCCCTGAACTACGCCGACTGGGAGCACAAAGAGCTGGAAGGCGACGAGGTCGGCACACTGTTCCGCAACAAGCAGTTCACCTATCGCGGCGTCTTCCAGCAGCGGCAGCAGGGCATCCTCAGCGGAAGCTTCGGCTTCCAGGGATCGACGCGCGACTACAAGACAACCGGTGCGGAGGCGCTCGCGCCGCCCGTGGATCAGAACAACTTCGCCGTCTTCGCGCTGGAAGAACTCGACCTGGAGCACTTCCGCCTCCAGTTCGGAGGACGCGTCGATAACACCCGCTACAATCCCCTGGGCCTCGACAAGCGATCCTTCACCGGGTTCTCCGGCGCGGCCGGGATCTATGTGCCCACCTGGAAGGGCGGAGCCTTCGTCACGAACTTTACGTCCTCGTTCCGGGCTCCTGCGCTCGAGGAGCTCTATAACGAGGGGCCGCACGTCGGGACCTTGACCTTCGAAGTGGGCGACCCGAATCTGAGCCGCGAGCGCAGCAACGGCATCGACGTTTCCCTGCGTCACCAGGCGCAGCGAGTGCGCGGCGAGGTCAACTTCTTCTACTACGACATCCGCAACTTCGTCTACCTGGCGCCGACCGGCGAGATCGAGGACGGTCTGCCGGAGGCCGACTATGCGCAGGGCGACAGCCGGTTCACGGGCATGGAAGCGGGCGTCGATTTCGGACTTCACGAATCGCTGTGGTTGAACCTCGGAACCGACATGGTGAATGCCAGGCTGAAGAACGGGTCGCACTTGCCTCGCATCCCTCCCCTGCGCGGCCGGGTCGGCGTCGACTACCGCAAGGGCGGGCTCAGCATCCGCCCGGAACTGCGCTTGGCGATGGACCAGGACAACACCTTCACCAATGAGACACGCACGGCGGGTTACACCGTCTTCAACCTGAACGCCTCCTATACGATCGCCCAACAGCACACCGCCCACATCTTCGGTGTGGACGCGTTCAATCTCGGTGACCGCCTGTACCGGAACCACCTCTCCTTTATCAAGGACCGCGCTCCGGAGATTGGCCGCGGTATTCGGTTTACCTACACGGTTCGTTTTTTCTGA
- a CDS encoding DUF3526 domain-containing protein, translating to MILQLMKFDWRNLSADRTPIAVAVILGLAIAYGAWNGSQWAHFQQRTIAEAQAEERARFDAIRAEIPEIESGAKKVSAFADPRLPQSFGRNMGLRYAAMPPAGLAALAIGQSDLYPYYFKVSTNSKESFANNDEIENPVHLLAGRFDLAFVVLYLFPLVILAFSFNIVSSEKESGTLALALSQPVSLARIVMAKAGLRALFVLVLATVVSIAGVVLGGANLGAEGIPVLLLLWVAVTAAYGLFWFALAIAVNAIGRGSAANAMVLAGLWLLFVIVVPSVLNVAVKAAYPAPSRVEMIQAIRAAGEDATRKSSQLLARYLEDHPELAPAPQGTSGPPDFGTLLVAINETTERTVRPVLAEFDRQLAAQQAMADRFRFLSPAVVAQSAFNDLAGTSAHRYNHFVAQVDRFHKQWRAYFNPRILRKEMLSAGDLDTVPSFSYQPEATSAILARLTVAFAGLLLPLLLVGVPAVRALRRYPVAG from the coding sequence ATGATTCTCCAACTGATGAAGTTCGACTGGCGCAATCTCAGCGCGGACCGGACACCCATCGCCGTGGCCGTCATTCTCGGCCTCGCCATCGCCTACGGCGCCTGGAACGGGTCTCAGTGGGCGCATTTCCAGCAGCGCACCATCGCCGAGGCCCAAGCCGAGGAACGCGCTCGCTTTGACGCTATCCGCGCCGAGATTCCGGAGATCGAGTCCGGCGCCAAGAAGGTGTCCGCCTTCGCCGATCCGCGGCTGCCGCAATCGTTCGGGCGCAACATGGGGCTCCGTTACGCGGCGATGCCGCCGGCCGGACTCGCCGCGCTCGCCATCGGCCAAAGCGACCTCTATCCCTACTACTTCAAGGTCTCGACGAACAGCAAGGAGAGTTTCGCCAACAACGACGAAATCGAGAACCCGGTTCACCTTCTGGCGGGCCGCTTCGATCTCGCGTTCGTCGTTCTCTACCTGTTCCCGCTGGTGATTCTGGCCTTCAGCTTCAACATCGTTTCGTCTGAGAAGGAATCGGGGACATTGGCTCTCGCTCTCTCCCAGCCCGTCTCGCTCGCGCGCATCGTGATGGCGAAGGCCGGCCTGCGAGCTCTCTTCGTGCTCGTGCTTGCCACGGTCGTGTCGATCGCCGGTGTCGTCCTGGGCGGTGCGAATCTCGGCGCCGAGGGCATTCCAGTATTGCTACTGCTCTGGGTGGCAGTCACCGCCGCCTACGGCCTGTTCTGGTTCGCGCTGGCTATCGCGGTCAACGCCATCGGCCGCGGTTCCGCCGCCAACGCGATGGTGCTGGCCGGTCTGTGGCTCCTGTTTGTCATTGTGGTTCCGTCCGTGCTCAACGTCGCCGTGAAGGCTGCGTATCCGGCGCCATCGCGGGTGGAGATGATTCAGGCGATTCGGGCGGCTGGTGAGGACGCGACACGCAAGAGCAGCCAGTTGCTGGCGCGATATCTGGAGGACCATCCCGAACTCGCGCCGGCCCCGCAGGGAACGAGTGGGCCGCCTGATTTCGGAACTCTGCTGGTGGCGATCAACGAAACTACGGAGCGGACCGTGCGGCCGGTGCTGGCCGAGTTCGATCGCCAATTAGCCGCCCAGCAGGCGATGGCGGACCGGTTCCGCTTTCTGTCCCCCGCCGTCGTCGCGCAGTCGGCGTTTAACGATCTCGCCGGGACCAGCGCGCATCGGTACAACCACTTCGTGGCGCAGGTGGACCGGTTCCACAAGCAGTGGAGAGCGTACTTCAATCCGCGGATTCTGCGCAAAGAGATGCTATCCGCCGGCGACCTGGACACCGTCCCTTCGTTCTCCTACCAGCCGGAGGCGACCTCCGCGATTCTGGCGCGCCTTACGGTCGCATTCGCAGGTCTGCTACTCCCTCTCCTTCTCGTAGGCGTTCCCGCGGTTCGCGCATTGAGACGGTATCCCGTTGCTGGCTGA
- a CDS encoding type IV toxin-antitoxin system AbiEi family antitoxin domain-containing protein: MTLAEEHDGLFTSEQARNAGFTDSVLARLAQRGRIERTTRGVYRIPYVPLNRLSQYREAVLWARAHRGPNEVALSHETALLIYGISDANPASVHLTVPGSTRLRRESPGALVVHHADLAPGDVTTVEGLPVTTVARTVNDLLQAGSRMDIVRQAVTGARKEGLISNSEAQRLRGRIQQHLNRLRAS; encoded by the coding sequence GTGACTCTAGCCGAGGAGCATGACGGGCTGTTCACCTCCGAACAGGCCCGCAATGCCGGCTTCACGGATTCCGTGTTAGCCCGACTGGCGCAGCGCGGCCGGATTGAGCGAACGACTAGAGGAGTCTACCGAATCCCTTATGTGCCGCTCAACCGTCTCTCACAATACCGCGAGGCCGTCCTCTGGGCACGCGCGCATCGGGGCCCGAACGAGGTTGCGCTTTCCCACGAAACAGCGTTGCTCATCTACGGCATCTCGGATGCGAATCCAGCATCGGTACACTTGACCGTGCCCGGCTCGACGCGCTTGCGCCGTGAGTCTCCTGGTGCACTTGTCGTCCATCACGCGGATCTTGCGCCAGGAGACGTCACCACCGTCGAAGGGTTGCCGGTCACGACAGTTGCCAGAACCGTCAACGATCTCCTTCAAGCTGGCAGCCGAATGGATATTGTGAGGCAAGCGGTCACGGGCGCAAGGAAAGAAGGATTGATCTCGAACTCGGAAGCGCAGCGCTTGAGGGGGCGAATCCAGCAACACCTCAACAGGCTGCGCGCATCATGA